Within Sorangiineae bacterium MSr11367, the genomic segment GAGCGCACGCGCCAGATTGGTACGCGACGCGCCCTGGGCGCCACGGCGGGGGTCATCGTACGCTACTTTTTGATCGAGACATCGCTCGTCACGAGCACGGGCCTGGCCCTTGGCGCCGTGTTCGCCGTAGCACTGAACCTGGCGGTCACTTCGATGATCGAAGGTCAGGCGAAGCTCGATTTTGCCTTCCTCGTCTTCAGCATGGTCCTGCTGTGGTTCGTGGGGCTCGTTTCGGCGATTTCGCCGGCGATGCGCGGCGCGCGCATTTCCCCGGCTGTGGCAACGCGGAATATTTAGCGACGTGGAGATCGTGCGAACATGCGGGTGATGAAGGTCCTGATCGTCGAAGACCAGCTCGCGGTGGCCAAGGCGCTTCAGGTTCTTCTCGAGGTGAACGACCTCGAGGCGGTGATCGCGCACAATCCCGAAAAGGCCATCGAGTGCGTCGAGCAGGACGACATCGGTGTGGTCATCCAGGACATGAACTTCAGCGAGGGGGCGACCACCGGTGCGGAGGGGCTCGCGCTCTTTCGCCGGCTGCGCACGCTCGATCCGGAGTTGCCCGTGTTGGCCATGACGGCGTGGTCGTCGCTCGAGTCGGCGGTGGAAATGGTGAAGGCCGGTGCAGCGGACTACCTGGCCAAGCCGTGGGATGACGACAAGCTGGTGGCGTCGGTGAAAAACTTGCTGCGCATGCGCGAGCTCGCCCTCGAGAATGCGCGCCTGCAGCACGAGAAGTCGTTTGCGCGCGGGGAGCTTGCCCGCAAGTACGAGCTTTGCGGCGTCGTGTACCGAAGTGCCGCGATGCATCGCGTGGTGTCGCTCGCGGGGCAGGTGGCGTCGGCCGACGTGCCGGTGCTCATCACGGGGCCCAACGGTGCCGGCAAGGAGATGATCGCGGAGATTTTGCACGCGAATTCCCGGCGGAGCGCGGCGCCGTTCATCAAAGTGAACGCGGGTGCGCTGCCCGACGACCTTCTCGAGGCGGAGCTTTTCGGGGCGGAGCCGGGCGCGTTCACCGGCTCGGTCAAACGGCGCGTGGGCCGCTTCGAGGCCGCGCACGGCGGCACCTTGTTTCTCGACGAGATTGGCAACTTGTCGCTCGCCGGGCAGATGAAGCTTCTGCGGGCGGTGCAGCGCGGCGAGTTCGAACGGCTCGGTTCGAGCGAGACGCGTAAGGTGGACGTGCGCATCGTGGCCGCCACCAACGCCGACCTGCGCGCGGCGATTGCCAAGGGCACCTTTCGCGAAGATTTGCTCTTCCGCCTCAACGTGATCGAAATCGAGGTGCCCGCCCTGCGCGAACGTCGCGAGGACGTGTTGCCCCTCGCCGTGGAGTTTCTCGCGCGCGGGCAAGCGGAGAAGCCGAAGCCCCTGTCGCTGGAGGCTCGGGCCGCGCTCACCGATTACGCGTGGCCTGGCAACGTGCGCGAGCTCATGAACCGGATCCAGCGCGCGAGCATCGTGGCCACGGGGCCGGAGATCACCGCCGAGGACCTTGGGCTTGCGTGCGGCAGTCCTGCCGCGACGGCCGAGCCGGCGGAGCCTTCTTCGTCGGAAGGATCGAGCGAGCGGCGCGAACTGGAGCTTTTGCTTCACGAGTGCGATGGCATGATCTCGCGGGTTGCGGCGCGGCTCGGGATCAGCCGACAAGCGCTCTACCGCCGCATGCAGCGGCTCGGTATCGTCTTGGAGCGACGCTTCAAGGGATGAAATGAGTCTCTCGTCGAGGTTTACGACCATTGCGCTGACTGGGGTGGCTTTGACCGCGGTGGTGGCCGCGTACGTCGCGCGCCGATGGCCGCAGTCGAACCTCGTGCTGTGGGCGCCGTTCGCGGCGGGCGGTCTCTTCACCTTGGTGGCCATGGGCACGGCCGCAGGCTCGGTGCGGCGCACGCTCACCGCGCTGGCGGACGGCGTGCGCGGCTTTCAGGCGTCCGATTTCAGTCTGCGGCTGGCCGTCGATCGCGACGACGAAATCGGCGAGCTTCTGCGCCTTTACAACAAGCTGGCCGATGCGATGCGCGAGGAGCGGCGTGAGGTCTTTCAGCGCGAGCTCTTGCTCGACACCTTGCTGCAGGGTGCACCGGTGGCGACCATCCTGACGTCGGAGGCCGGCCGCGTCGTCTTTTCCAACCGCGCCGCGCGCGAATACCTCGGCGGTGGGAAGCGGCTCGAAGAGAAACGCTGGGACGACATCCTCGCGGCGTGCCCCAAGGCGCTGCGCGTGGGGTTGCTCGCCTCCGAGGATGTGCTCTTCAAGTCCCCCGACGAACAGGGCGACGAGACGTTCCGCGCCACGCGGCGCTCGTTCCAGATCAATGCGCAGACGCACACCCTATTTACCGTGGAGCGCCTCACCCCGGAGCTTCGCCGCCGCGAGGTGGAGGTGTGGAAGAACGCCATCCGCGTGATCAACCACGAGTTGAACAACTCGCTGGCGCCGATTCAGTCGCTGGTGCACTCGGGCCGCCGCGTGCTCGAGCGCCCGCAGCACGCGGGGCGCCTCACGGAGATCTTCCAGGCCGTGGAGGAGCGCGTGAAGC encodes:
- a CDS encoding sigma-54 dependent transcriptional regulator, which gives rise to MKVLIVEDQLAVAKALQVLLEVNDLEAVIAHNPEKAIECVEQDDIGVVIQDMNFSEGATTGAEGLALFRRLRTLDPELPVLAMTAWSSLESAVEMVKAGAADYLAKPWDDDKLVASVKNLLRMRELALENARLQHEKSFARGELARKYELCGVVYRSAAMHRVVSLAGQVASADVPVLITGPNGAGKEMIAEILHANSRRSAAPFIKVNAGALPDDLLEAELFGAEPGAFTGSVKRRVGRFEAAHGGTLFLDEIGNLSLAGQMKLLRAVQRGEFERLGSSETRKVDVRIVAATNADLRAAIAKGTFREDLLFRLNVIEIEVPALRERREDVLPLAVEFLARGQAEKPKPLSLEARAALTDYAWPGNVRELMNRIQRASIVATGPEITAEDLGLACGSPAATAEPAEPSSSEGSSERRELELLLHECDGMISRVAARLGISRQALYRRMQRLGIVLERRFKG
- a CDS encoding ATP-binding protein, with the translated sequence MSLSSRFTTIALTGVALTAVVAAYVARRWPQSNLVLWAPFAAGGLFTLVAMGTAAGSVRRTLTALADGVRGFQASDFSLRLAVDRDDEIGELLRLYNKLADAMREERREVFQRELLLDTLLQGAPVATILTSEAGRVVFSNRAAREYLGGGKRLEEKRWDDILAACPKALRVGLLASEDVLFKSPDEQGDETFRATRRSFQINAQTHTLFTVERLTPELRRREVEVWKNAIRVINHELNNSLAPIQSLVHSGRRVLERPQHAGRLTEIFQAVEERVKHLAAFLDAYAKVAKVPRPQRQEVAWDEFLAEVQRISPFRIEGKAPHHTGFFDPGLMQQVLINLLKNARESGSGADDVAVSLDGTLDGGIVLRVLDRGRGMEPDALSQAHLPFYTSKPTGTGVGLALCNEIVEAHGGRLRLENRQGGGLVATFRLPGRGVISTREP